In a genomic window of Brassica rapa cultivar Chiifu-401-42 chromosome A10, CAAS_Brap_v3.01, whole genome shotgun sequence:
- the LOC103847156 gene encoding VQ motif-containing protein 31 isoform X1 encodes MLQVRGQKRNRCKSKPVLSEKNSHMNNQGSQNVATCKPVTTFVHTDTNTFREIVQRLTGPSENNNAGAVVPEATAIKTATQQKKPTTSKLHERRQCMMRPKLEIVKPPLSFKPTSTTPSSKSEGDKADPDTEEEEKAIKERRFYLHPSPRSKPGYTEPELLTLFPLTSPNSSGRP; translated from the exons ATGTTACAGGTCAGAGGCCAAAAAAGAAACAGGTGTAAATCAAAGCCTGTTCTGTCAGAGAAAAACTCACACATGAATAACCAAGGAAGTCAGAACGTTGCAACATGCAAGCCCGTCACAACATTCGTCCACACTGACACCAACACGTTCAGAGAAATCGTCCAGCGCTTGACAGGTCCATCAGAGAACAACAATGCTGGAGCAGTAGTACCAGAAGCAACGGCTATAAAAACCGCCACACAACAAAAGAAGCCGACGACTTCTAAGCTCCATGAGAGAAGGCAATGTATGATGAGGCCAAAGCTTGAAATTGTCAAACCTCCTCTGAGCTTTAAGCCCACTAGCACGACACCGTCATCCAAATCTG AAGGGGATAAAGCAGACCCAGatacagaagaagaagagaaagccaTTAAGGAGAGACGTTTCTACTTGCACCCATCGCCAAGGTCTAAACCAGGGTATACAGAACCAGAGCTGCTTACTTTGTTCCCTTTAACATCTCCCAATTCCAGTGGCAGACCATAA
- the LOC103847156 gene encoding VQ motif-containing protein 31 isoform X2, producing MNNQGSQNVATCKPVTTFVHTDTNTFREIVQRLTGPSENNNAGAVVPEATAIKTATQQKKPTTSKLHERRQCMMRPKLEIVKPPLSFKPTSTTPSSKSGNTNLLASPVGTPSSLLSNLSLIEGDKADPDTEEEEKAIKERRFYLHPSPRSKPGYTEPELLTLFPLTSPNSSGRP from the coding sequence ATGAATAACCAAGGAAGTCAGAACGTTGCAACATGCAAGCCCGTCACAACATTCGTCCACACTGACACCAACACGTTCAGAGAAATCGTCCAGCGCTTGACAGGTCCATCAGAGAACAACAATGCTGGAGCAGTAGTACCAGAAGCAACGGCTATAAAAACCGCCACACAACAAAAGAAGCCGACGACTTCTAAGCTCCATGAGAGAAGGCAATGTATGATGAGGCCAAAGCTTGAAATTGTCAAACCTCCTCTGAGCTTTAAGCCCACTAGCACGACACCGTCATCCAAATCTGGTAATACCAACCTTTTAGCAAGTCCAGTGGGCACACCTTCTTCATTGCTCTCTAACCTGTCCTTGATAGAAGGGGATAAAGCAGACCCAGatacagaagaagaagagaaagccaTTAAGGAGAGACGTTTCTACTTGCACCCATCGCCAAGGTCTAAACCAGGGTATACAGAACCAGAGCTGCTTACTTTGTTCCCTTTAACATCTCCCAATTCCAGTGGCAGACCATAA
- the LOC103847159 gene encoding cleft lip and palate transmembrane protein 1 homolog isoform X2, whose product MAPPAAGETAAVVGGDAQPQQQQRQAGGGFGQTITGIIRIAVFCYFASKFFSPKQKPVDPSKPPPRLMSNLFQKGEPLDMWFYLSENDKFNDFGNDGALVWHETNIPYAVWKPESTRTLSMKYYPSEALKNNGSLYAHVFFARSGFPIDPNDPEYQPLNCFGRTHPVATYLPKRKADKKKSLLGNPKDSADSSAEVEEVNGRDSELKDEGPVEWISYWKPNVTINLVDDFTRYPQHGVPPNIAPYIQVEPATVNYYPIVFFNEFWLLRDKLIAINETVSELPLNIEVSPISMTKWQLFEQIEQSFQVHRSYGSMLDGESDELKRVFLEGNPYLLGITMCVSMLHSVFDFLAFKNDIQFWNKNKSMEGLSAKSVVLNFICQFIIFLYLLDNDTSWMILASSGVGVCIEFWKIGKAMRIEVDRSGMIPRLRFHDRESYARNKTKEYDDMAIKFLSYVLLLLVAGFAIYSLAYERHKSWYSWILSSLTSCVYMFGFIMMCPQLFINYKLKSVAHLPWRQMTYKFLNTIIDDLFAFVIKMPMLHRLSVFRDDVIFLIYLYQRWVYPVDKTRVNEFGFGGEDDSADPKKITDQEDDKKTN is encoded by the exons ATGGCTCCGCCGGCAGCAGGTGAAACAGCGGCCGTTGTGGGCGGTGATGCTCAGCCGCAGCAGCAGCAACGACAAGCAGGTGGTGGATTTGGGCAGACGATAACGGGAATCATTCGAATCGCCGTCTTCTGCTACTTCGCTTCGAAGTTCTTCTCGCCGAAACAAAAACCTGTGGATCCTTCTAAGCCTCCGCCTCGTCTCATGTCCAATCTCTTTCAGAAAGGCGAGCCCTTG GATATGTGGTTTTATCTATCGGAGAATGATAAATTCAATGACTTTGGGAACGATGGTGCGCTTGTTTGGCACGAGACGAACATTCCTTATGCTGTGTGGAAGCCTGAGAGCACTAGGACCTTGTCAATGAAGTATTATCCATCCGAG GCACTGAAGAATAATGGAAGTCTTTATGCCCATGTCTTCTTTGCTCGATCTGGTTTTCCTATTGATCCTAACGATCCTGAGTATCAGCCTCTTAATTGCTTTGGCAGGACACATC CTGTTGCGACTTACTTGCCAAAGCGGAAAGCAGATAAGAAGAAGAGTCTTTTGGGAAATCCTAAAGACTCTGCTGATTCCAGTGCAGAAGTTGAG GAGGTTAATGGTCGTGACTCGGAACTTAAGGATGAGGGCCCTGTGGAATGGATATCCTACTGGAAACCTAATGTCACCATTAACCTAGTCGATGACTTTACTCG CTATCCACAGCACGGTGTACCACCAAACATTGCTCCTT ACATACAAGTAGAACCTGCTACAGTAAACTACTACCCTATAGTTTTCTTCAACGAGTTTTGGCTGCTAAGGGACAAGCTGATTGCAATCAACGAGACAGTCTCAGAGCTGCCACTTAACATTGAAGTAAGCCCCATAAGCATGACAAAGTGGCAGCTATTTGAGCAGATTGAACAGTCTTTCCAGGTTCATCGTAGCTACGGAAGCATGCTTGATGGTGAATCTGACGAACTAAAG AGGGTGTTTTTGGAAGGCAACCCTTATCTGTTGGGCATCACAATGTGTGTTTCGATGCTGCATTCTGTGTTTGACTTCCTTGCATTCAAAAACG ATATCCAGTTTTGGAACAAGAACAAATCTATGGAAGGACTGTCTGCAAAGTCTGTTGTACTCAACTTCATCTGTCAGTTCATCATCTTCCTCTACCTGCTTGACAACGACACTTCATGGATGATACTGGCTAGTTCTGGAGTTGGCGTCTGCATTGAGTTCTGGAAAATAGGGAAAGCCATGCGCATAGAG GTTGATAGAAGTGGAATGATTCCAAGATTGAGGTTCCACGATCGTGAATCCTATGCGAGAAACAAAACCAAGGAGTATGATGATATGGCCATTAAATTCTTATCCTATGTGCTGCTCCTCCTTGTCGCTGGATTCGCCATATATTCACTAGCCTACGAACGCCACAAGAGCTGGTACTCATGGATACTATCTTCACTAACGAGCTGCGTCTACATGTTTG GTTTTATAATGATGTGTCCTCAATTGTTCATCAACTATAAGCTAAAGTCAGTAGCGCATCTACCATGGAGGCAGATGACTTATAAGTTCCTCAACACCATCATCGACGATCTCTTTGCCTTTGTCATCAAAATGCCAATGCTGCACCGTCTCTCTGTCTTCCGAGATG ATGTAATTTTCTTGATATACTTGTACCAGAGATGGGTTTATCCTGTGGACAAAACACGTGTCAACGAGTTTGGTTTTGGAGGTGAGGATGATTCTGCGGATCCGAAGAAGATCACTGACCAAGAAGATGACaagaaaacaaactaa
- the LOC103847159 gene encoding cleft lip and palate transmembrane protein 1 homolog isoform X1 — protein MAPPAAGETAAVVGGDAQPQQQQRQAGGGFGQTITGIIRIAVFCYFASKFFSPKQKPVDPSKPPPRLMSNLFQKGEPLDMWFYLSENDKFNDFGNDGALVWHETNIPYAVWKPESTRTLSMKYYPSEALKNNGSLYAHVFFARSGFPIDPNDPEYQPLNCFGRTHPVATYLPKRKADKKKSLLGNPKDSADSSAEVEASQEVNGRDSELKDEGPVEWISYWKPNVTINLVDDFTRYPQHGVPPNIAPYIQVEPATVNYYPIVFFNEFWLLRDKLIAINETVSELPLNIEVSPISMTKWQLFEQIEQSFQVHRSYGSMLDGESDELKRVFLEGNPYLLGITMCVSMLHSVFDFLAFKNDIQFWNKNKSMEGLSAKSVVLNFICQFIIFLYLLDNDTSWMILASSGVGVCIEFWKIGKAMRIEVDRSGMIPRLRFHDRESYARNKTKEYDDMAIKFLSYVLLLLVAGFAIYSLAYERHKSWYSWILSSLTSCVYMFGFIMMCPQLFINYKLKSVAHLPWRQMTYKFLNTIIDDLFAFVIKMPMLHRLSVFRDDVIFLIYLYQRWVYPVDKTRVNEFGFGGEDDSADPKKITDQEDDKKTN, from the exons ATGGCTCCGCCGGCAGCAGGTGAAACAGCGGCCGTTGTGGGCGGTGATGCTCAGCCGCAGCAGCAGCAACGACAAGCAGGTGGTGGATTTGGGCAGACGATAACGGGAATCATTCGAATCGCCGTCTTCTGCTACTTCGCTTCGAAGTTCTTCTCGCCGAAACAAAAACCTGTGGATCCTTCTAAGCCTCCGCCTCGTCTCATGTCCAATCTCTTTCAGAAAGGCGAGCCCTTG GATATGTGGTTTTATCTATCGGAGAATGATAAATTCAATGACTTTGGGAACGATGGTGCGCTTGTTTGGCACGAGACGAACATTCCTTATGCTGTGTGGAAGCCTGAGAGCACTAGGACCTTGTCAATGAAGTATTATCCATCCGAG GCACTGAAGAATAATGGAAGTCTTTATGCCCATGTCTTCTTTGCTCGATCTGGTTTTCCTATTGATCCTAACGATCCTGAGTATCAGCCTCTTAATTGCTTTGGCAGGACACATC CTGTTGCGACTTACTTGCCAAAGCGGAAAGCAGATAAGAAGAAGAGTCTTTTGGGAAATCCTAAAGACTCTGCTGATTCCAGTGCAGAAGTTGAG GCTTCGCAGGAGGTTAATGGTCGTGACTCGGAACTTAAGGATGAGGGCCCTGTGGAATGGATATCCTACTGGAAACCTAATGTCACCATTAACCTAGTCGATGACTTTACTCG CTATCCACAGCACGGTGTACCACCAAACATTGCTCCTT ACATACAAGTAGAACCTGCTACAGTAAACTACTACCCTATAGTTTTCTTCAACGAGTTTTGGCTGCTAAGGGACAAGCTGATTGCAATCAACGAGACAGTCTCAGAGCTGCCACTTAACATTGAAGTAAGCCCCATAAGCATGACAAAGTGGCAGCTATTTGAGCAGATTGAACAGTCTTTCCAGGTTCATCGTAGCTACGGAAGCATGCTTGATGGTGAATCTGACGAACTAAAG AGGGTGTTTTTGGAAGGCAACCCTTATCTGTTGGGCATCACAATGTGTGTTTCGATGCTGCATTCTGTGTTTGACTTCCTTGCATTCAAAAACG ATATCCAGTTTTGGAACAAGAACAAATCTATGGAAGGACTGTCTGCAAAGTCTGTTGTACTCAACTTCATCTGTCAGTTCATCATCTTCCTCTACCTGCTTGACAACGACACTTCATGGATGATACTGGCTAGTTCTGGAGTTGGCGTCTGCATTGAGTTCTGGAAAATAGGGAAAGCCATGCGCATAGAG GTTGATAGAAGTGGAATGATTCCAAGATTGAGGTTCCACGATCGTGAATCCTATGCGAGAAACAAAACCAAGGAGTATGATGATATGGCCATTAAATTCTTATCCTATGTGCTGCTCCTCCTTGTCGCTGGATTCGCCATATATTCACTAGCCTACGAACGCCACAAGAGCTGGTACTCATGGATACTATCTTCACTAACGAGCTGCGTCTACATGTTTG GTTTTATAATGATGTGTCCTCAATTGTTCATCAACTATAAGCTAAAGTCAGTAGCGCATCTACCATGGAGGCAGATGACTTATAAGTTCCTCAACACCATCATCGACGATCTCTTTGCCTTTGTCATCAAAATGCCAATGCTGCACCGTCTCTCTGTCTTCCGAGATG ATGTAATTTTCTTGATATACTTGTACCAGAGATGGGTTTATCCTGTGGACAAAACACGTGTCAACGAGTTTGGTTTTGGAGGTGAGGATGATTCTGCGGATCCGAAGAAGATCACTGACCAAGAAGATGACaagaaaacaaactaa
- the LOC103847163 gene encoding defensin-like protein 109 — MMLFDSEHSLHNNIMEFTKRILMVFALTIMLGISYVQCRQSLELMPWSGEKFTQCFDSGPCRQGMMKCIEFCTSMGTVNGQCNIENICCCIH; from the exons ATGATGTTATTTGATTCTGAACATTCTTTACACAATAATATAATGGAATTCACTAAGAGAATTTTGATGGTGTTTGCTCTAACCATTATGTTGGGTATCTCCTATGTTCAGTGTCGTCAAAGTCTGGAGCTCATGCCTT GGTCTGGAGAAAAATTTACTCAATGTTTCGACTCAGGCCCATGTCGGCAAGGAATGATGAAATGCATTGAGTTCTGTACCTCAATGGGAACTGTAAATGGACAAtgtaatattgaaaatatatgttGTTGCATTCATTAG
- the LOC103847165 gene encoding pentatricopeptide repeat-containing protein At5g08510, whose translation MNQIKQLHAQCLKTGLDETKDLLQRLLRVPNLVYARKLFDHHQTPCIFLYNKLIQAYSVHDQPHESISLFNLLSFDGLRPNHHTFNFVFAASSSISSVRTLRVLHSQFIRSGFESDSFCCTALITGYAKVGALCCARRVFDEMPNRDVPVWNAMITVYKSQGDMKAAMELFDSVPCKNVISWTSVISGFCQNGNYSKALTMFLCMEKDKSVKPNHITVTSVLPACANLGALEIGRRLERYARENGFFDNIYVSNATLEMYSKCGMIDVAKRIFDELGKQRNLCSWNSMISSLATHGKHDQALELYAQMLREGGKPDAVTFVGLLLACVHGGMVAKGKELFKSMEEVHKISPKLEHYGCMIDLLGRVGKLQEAYDLIRTMPMKPDAVVWGTLLGACSFHGNVEIAEIASEALFKLEPSNPGNCVIMSNIYAANERWDGVLKMRKMMKKETMTKAAGYSYLVEVGVEVHNFTVQDKSHPRSYEIYQVLDEITRRIKPDKSCFDSKTMTESVELM comes from the exons ATGAATCAGATCAAACAACTCCACGCGCAGTGTCTCAAAACTGGCCTAGACGAAACCAAAGATCTCTTACAACGATTGCTTCGTGTTCCTAATCTTGTCTACGCCAGAAAACTGTTCGACCATCACCAAACTCCTTGTATCTTCCTCTACAACAAGCTGATTCAAGCTTACTCCGTCCACGACCAGCCCCATGAATCCATCTCCCTCTTCAACCTCCTCTCCTTCGATGGCCTCCGACCAAATCACCACACTTTCAATTTCGTCTTCGCCGCTTCTAGCTCGATCTCGTCGGTTCGAACATTGCGAGTGCTTCATTCGCAGTTTATTAGATCTGGGTTCGAGTCTGATTCATTCTGCTGCACTGCTTTAATCACTGGATATGCAAAGGTGGGAGCTTTGTGTTGTGCGCGCAgggtgttcgacgaaatgcctaACCGAGATGTACCTGTGTGGAACGCGATGATCACGGTTTACAAAAGCCAAGGTGATATGAAGGCGGCGATGGAGCTGTTTGATTCGGTGCCTTGTAAGAACGTGATCTCGTGGACAAGTGTTATCTCTGGGTTTTGTCAGAATGGGAATTACTCAAAAGCTTTAACGATGTTTTTGTGTATGGAGAAAGATAAATCTGTGAAACCGAATCATATTACTGTGACTAGTGTTCTCCCCGCTTGTGCGAATCTAGGAGCGTTGGAGATTGGGAGAAGGTTAGAGAGATACGCTAGAGAGAACGGGTTCTTTGATAACATTTACGTTAGTAATGCTACACTAGAGATGTACTCAAAATGTGGGATGATAGATGTAGCTAAACGGATATTCGATGAATTGGGGAAGCAGAGAAATTTGTGCTCGTGGAACTCCATGATCAGTAGTCTAGCTACTCACGGGAAACACGACCAAGCTTTAGAGCTTTATGCTCAAATGTTG CGAGAAGGAGGGAAACCTGATGCAGTGACGTTTGTTGGGTTGCTGCTAGCTTGTGTTCATGGTGGGATGGTGGCAAAGGGCAAAGAATTGTTCAAGTCCATGGAGGAAGTTCACAAGATTTCCCCAAAGCTAGAGCACTACGGATGCATGATCGATCTCTTGGGGCGTGTTGGGAAGCTTCAAGAAGCCTATGATCTCATCAGAACAATGCCGATGAAGCCAGATGCTGTCGTTTGGGGAACCCTTTTGGGCGCTTGTAGCTTCCATGGCAATGTTGAGATTGCAGAGATAGCAAGCGAGGCATTGTTCAAGCTTGAACCTTCCAATCCAGGTAACTGTGTGATCATGTCGAATATCTACGCCGCGAATGAGAGGTGGGATGGGGTTTTGAagatgaggaagatgatgaagaaggaaACGATGACTAAGGCTGCTGGATATAGCTATCTTGTGGAAGTAGGAGTTGAAGTTCATAACTTTACTGTGCAAGATAAATCACACCCAAGATCTTATGAGATCTATCAGGTTCTTGATGAGATCACCAGGAGAATAAAGCCAGACAAGAGTTGCTTTGACTCAAAAACAATGACCGAATCTGTTGAACTAATGTGA
- the LOC103847164 gene encoding transcription factor SRM1 gives MTVEEVSDGSAWSREDDIAFERALANHTDESEEKWEKIAADVPGKSVDQIKEHYELLVEDVDRIESGCVPLPSYRSPLDDAGDDGGSSKRGGNSHDQGSKAKADQERRKGIAWSEDEHRLFLLGLDKYGKGDWRSISRNFVVTRTPTQVASHAQKYFIRLNSMNKDRRRSSIHDITSVGDADVSTPQGPITGQNQNNNTNNTGSAAVVGGGNKSAKQPASQPTPGPPMYGTPTIGQPVSGPLVSAVGTPVNLPAPPHMAYGVHSAPVPGSVVPGAPMNMAQMPYTMPRTPTAHR, from the exons ATGACTGTGGAAGAAGTTAGTGATGGTTCTGCGTGGAGTAGGGAAGATGATATTGCCTTCGAGAGAGCTCTTGCTAATCATACAGATGAATCCGAGGAAAAATGGGAGAAGATTGCTGCTGATGTTCCAGGGAAAAGTGTTGACCAGATTAAAGAGCATTACGAGCTTTTAGTTGAGGATGTTGATAGGATTGAGTCAGGATGTGTCCCTCTTCCTTCTTACCGTTCTCCTCTTGACGATGCTGGTGACGATGGTGGAAGCAGTAAGAGAGGAGGTAACAGTCATGACCAGGGAAGCAAAGCGAAGGCTGATCAAGAACGACGAAAGGGTATTGCCTGGTCTGAGGATGAGCACAG GTTATTTCTTCTTGGTTTGGATAAGTACGGGAAAGGAGATTGGCGTAGCATTTCTCGTAACTTTGTGGTAACAAGAACACCGACCCAAGTAGCGAGCCATGCTCAAAAGTACTTCATTCGTCTAAACTCAATGAACAAAGACAGAAGACGATCAAGCATTCACGACATTACTAGTGTTGGCGACGCAGATGTCTCAACGCCACAAGGACCGATCACTGGTCAGAATCAGAACAACAACACCAACAACACCGGTTCTGCTGCTGTTGTTGGAGGAGGAAACAAATCAGCCAAGCAACCCGCCTCCCAACCAACACCTGGACCTCCTATGTATGGAACACCCACCATAGGTCAACCAGTAAGTGGACCATTGGTCTCAGCAGTTGGAACACCTGTGAACCTCCCAGCTCCGCCTCACATGGCTTATGGAGTCCATTCTGCTCCAGTCCCTGGATCAGTGGTTCCTGGTGCACCTATGAACATGGCTCAGATGCCGTACACCATGCCGAGGACACCAACTGCTCATAGGTAA
- the LOC103847166 gene encoding NADH dehydrogenase [ubiquinone] flavoprotein 1, mitochondrial, giving the protein MAPVRGILGLQRAVSVWKESNRLAPALRSFSTQAASTSTTPQPPPPPPPPEKTHFGGLKDEDRIFTNLYGLHDPFLKGAMKRGDWHRTKDLVLKGTDWIVNEMKKSGLRGRGGAGFPSGLKWSFMPKVSDGRPSYLVVNADESEPGTCKDREIMRHDPHKLLEGCLIAGVGMRASAAYIYIRGEYVNERLNLEKARREAYAAGLLGKNACGSGYDFDVYIHFGAGAYICGEETALLESLEGKQGKPRLKPPFPANAGLYGCPTTVTNVETVAVSPTILRRGPEWFSSFGRKNNSGTKLFCISGHVNKPCTVEEEMSIPLKELIERHCGGVRGGWDNLLAIIPGGSSVPLIPKNICEDVLMDFDALKAVQSGLGTAAVIVMDKSTDVVDAIARLSYFYKHESCGQCTPCREGTGWLWMIMERMKVGNAKLEEIDMLHEVTKQIEGHTICALGDAAAWPVQGLIRHFRPELERRIRERAERELLQAAA; this is encoded by the exons ATG GCACCTGTGAGGGGGATTCTTGGTTTGCAGAGGGCGGTATCAGTTTGGAAGGAGAGTAACAGATTGGCTCCAGCTTTGAGATCATTCAGCACCCAAGCTGCGTCCACTTCCACCACTCCACAGccacctccacctcctccgCCTCCGGAGAAGACTCATTTCGGTGGTCTCAAGGATGAAGATCGGATTTTTACCAACCTCTACGGTCTGCACGACCCGTTTCTCAAGGGGGCGATGAAGAGAGGCGATTGGCATAGGACCAAGGATTTGGTGCTCAAGGGTACTGATTGGATTGTTAATGAGATGAAGAAGTCTGGTCTTCGTGGACGTGGTGGTGCTGGTTTCCCTTCTGGTCTTAAGTGGTCCTTTATGCCTAAAGTCTCTGATGGGCGTCCTTCTTATTTGGTTGTTAATGCTGATGAGAGTGAGCCTGGGACTTGTAAAGATAGGGAGATCATGCGTCACGACCCTCACAAGCTGTTGGAAGGGTGTTTGATTGCTGGTGTTGGTATGAGAGCTAGTGCAGCTTATATTTACATCAGGGGTGAGTATGTGAATGAACGTTTGAATCTAGAGAAGGCCAGGAGAGAGGCATATGCAGCTGGTCTCTTGGGGAAGAATGCTTGTGGTTCTGGGTATGACTTTGATGTTTACATCCACTTTGGAGCTGGTGCGTACATTTGTGGTGAAGAGACTGCGCTTCTTGAAAGCCTCGAAGGGAAGCAAGGAAAGCCTAGGTTGAAGCCTCCGTTCCCTGCTAATGCTGGTTTGTACGGTTGTCCCACAACTGTTACCAATGTGGAAACGGTGGCTGTTTCTCCTACCATTTTAAGGCGTGGACCTGAGTGGTTTTCGAGTTTTGGTAGGAAGAATAACTCTGGGACGAAGCTGTTTTGTATATCGGGACATGTGAACAAGCCATGTACCGTTGAAGAGGAGATGAGTATCCCTCTCAAGGAACTGATTGAGAGGCATTGTGGAGGTGTCAGGGGTGGATGGGACAACCTGCTTGCTATCATTCCTGGAGGTTCCTCTGTTCCTTTGATTCCTAAGAACATATGCGAGGATGTGCTGATGGATTTCGATGCGCTCAAGGCTGTCCAATCAGGGCTAGGAACTGCAGCGGTCATTGTGATGGATAAATCGACCGACGTTGTGGATGCAATTGCGAGGCTCTCTTACTTCTACAAGCATGAAAGCTGTGGGCAGTGCACTCCTTGCAGAGAGGGAACAGGGTGGCTCTGGATGATCATGGAGAGGATGAAAGTTGGCAATGCAAAGCTGGAGGAGATTGATATGCTTCACGAGGTAACTAAGCAGATCGAAGGACACACAATCTGTGCATTGGGTGATGCAGCTGCATGGCCCGTCCAAGGTCTGATAAGGCACTTTAGGCCGGAGCTTGAGAGAAGGATCAGGGAACGCGCTGAAAGGGAGTTGCTACAGGCTGCTGCTTAA
- the LOC103847167 gene encoding G-patch domain-containing protein C1486.03 isoform X1, whose product MGESAGSSSSWAAINSSNIGFQLLKKQGWKEGTGLGVAEQGILVPVQAELKNNKRGIGAVAEKPTKRKAVKASTDSGKEEEEVSKQSKKLSKKMRKLMEHEKQLQEKEFERAFFREFWPDNV is encoded by the exons ATGGGTGAGTCTGCTGGATCGAGCAGCTCATGGGCTGCAATCAATTCGTCCAACATTGGTTTTCAG CTCCTAAAGAAGCAAGGGTGGAAGGAAGGCACTGGTCTTGGAGTCGCTGAACAG GGTATATTGGTGCCAGTCCAAGCAGAGCTGAAAAATAACAAACGAGGAATTGGAGCTGTAGCTGAAAAACCAACCAAGAGAAAAGCCGTGAAAGCCAGTACAGATTCTGGAAAGG AGGAGGAAGAAGTCTCTAAGCAATCCAAGAAACTTTCAAAGAAAATGCGAAAGTTGATGGAGCACGAAAAACAGTTACAGGAGAAGGAATTCGAACGAGCCTTCTTCAGGGAGTTCTGGCCTGATAATGTATAA
- the LOC103847167 gene encoding G-patch domain-containing protein C1486.03 isoform X2, with protein sequence MGESAGSSSSWAAINSSNIGFQLLKKQGWKEGTGLGVAEQGILVPVQAELKNNKRGIGAVAEKPTKRKAVKASTDSGKEEEVSKQSKKLSKKMRKLMEHEKQLQEKEFERAFFREFWPDNV encoded by the exons ATGGGTGAGTCTGCTGGATCGAGCAGCTCATGGGCTGCAATCAATTCGTCCAACATTGGTTTTCAG CTCCTAAAGAAGCAAGGGTGGAAGGAAGGCACTGGTCTTGGAGTCGCTGAACAG GGTATATTGGTGCCAGTCCAAGCAGAGCTGAAAAATAACAAACGAGGAATTGGAGCTGTAGCTGAAAAACCAACCAAGAGAAAAGCCGTGAAAGCCAGTACAGATTCTGGAAAG GAGGAAGAAGTCTCTAAGCAATCCAAGAAACTTTCAAAGAAAATGCGAAAGTTGATGGAGCACGAAAAACAGTTACAGGAGAAGGAATTCGAACGAGCCTTCTTCAGGGAGTTCTGGCCTGATAATGTATAA